One window of Mixophyes fleayi isolate aMixFle1 chromosome 3, aMixFle1.hap1, whole genome shotgun sequence genomic DNA carries:
- the FOSL2 gene encoding fos-related antigen 2 isoform X2 translates to MPGSSSAFIPTINAITTNQDLQWMVQPTVITSMSNPYGRPHSYGHSMPNLSSVGGHPTLHRPGVIKTIGTTAGRRRRDEQLSPEEEEKRRVRRERNKLAAAKCRNRRRELTDKLQAETEKLEHEKSGLQKEIAELTKEKDKLEFMLVAHSPMCKIHPDERNGPSHNTHTVRTMMGSRVVVKQEPVEEVIGNKSIATSDKTQRSVIKPINIGGNFFSEEPLNTPVVMTSTPPSTPSAANLVFTYPSVLDPDSSASPSESCSKAHRRSSSSGDQSSDSLNSPTLLAL, encoded by the exons ATGCCGGGATCCAGCAGTGCCTTTATTCCCACCATTAATGCCATCACCACCAACCAGGACTTACAGTGGATGGTCCAACCTACCGTCATCACCTCCATGTCCAATCCTTATGGGCGACCACATTCTTACGGACACTCCATGCCAAACCTCTCTTCTGTTGGAGGTCATCCAACCCTACACAGACCAGGGGTCATCAAAACCATTGGCACCACCGCTGGCAGGAGAAGGAGAGATGAGCAG CTGTCACCCGAGGAAGAGGAAAAACGGAGGGTCCGGAGAGAAAGAAACAAACTGGCAGCCGCAAAATGTCGCAACAGGCGACGGGAGTTAACCGAcaaacttcaggca GAAACTGAAAAACTGGAACATGAAAAATCTGGGCTGCAGAAAGAGATCGCAGAGCTAACAAAAGAGAAAGACAAACTGGAGTTCATGCTCGTCGCCCACTCGCCCATGTGCAAGATACACCCAGATGAAAGAAACGGCCCTTCTCACAATACCCACACTGTCCGTACAATGATGGGGAGCAGAGTGGTGGTCAAACAGGAGCCGGTTGAGGAAGTCATCGGAAACAAGTCCATTGCCACCAGTGACAAAACTCAGAGGTCTGTGATTAAACCCATCAACATTGGTGGCAACTTCTTCAGTGAGGAGCCTCTCAACACACCAGTTGTTATGACTTCAACCCCTCCAAGCACTCCGAGCGCCGCCAACCTCGTCTTCACCTACCCAAGTGTGTTGGATCCAGATTCATCTGCCTCGCCATCCGAGTCTTGCTCCAAAGCCCACCGtcggagcagcagcagtggggacCAGTCTTCTGATTCGTTGAACTCCCCTACCCTCCTGGCTTTGTAA